In Finegoldia magna ATCC 53516, a genomic segment contains:
- the nifJ gene encoding pyruvate:ferredoxin (flavodoxin) oxidoreductase, producing the protein MAKHMKTMDGNTAAAHVAYAFSDVATIYPITPSSPMPEAIDVWAADGRKNLFGETVQVTELQSEGGAAGSVHGALVAGALASTFTASQGLLLMVPNMYKIAGENLPGVFHVSARALASHALSIFGDHQDVMAARQTGFALLCSGSVQEVMDLAAVAHLSSIKGKVPFLHFFDGFRTSHEIQKIEVMDYEDLAKIVDWEAIDEFRRNALNPENPKTMGTAENPDVYFQGMEASNTYYEDIVGITEGYINEINKITGRNYGLFNYYGAEDAENIIVAMGSVTETIEETVDYLVSKGEKVGVLKVHLYRPFSKEHFLNAIPKTVKKIAVLDRTKEKGSLGEPLYLDVRDCFYDHENKPVIVGGIYGLGSKDTTPTHINTVYENLKQDKPRTQFTIGIVDDVTHRSLEVKDVINTSPEGTIRCKFWGFGSDGTVGANKSAIKIIGDGTDMYAQGYFDYDSKKSGGVTMSHLRFGNNPIHSTYLLDESDFISCSKQAYVYQYDLLRGLRKGGTFLLNCIWNEEELDTHLPGKLKKYIAENDIKFYTINASKIAAEVGLGGRTNMIMQAAFFKLSKVLPIDEAIKKLKESIVANYGRKGEDIVNMNYAAVDQGIDQLVEIKVPAEWKNAEEDVENDANLPEFVKEVASVMNAQQGNDLPVSAFKDRANGEFPMGTSAYEKRCIALNVPEWQMDKCIQCNQCAYVCPHAVIRPFLLNEEDRKNAPETFESKKAVGKGFEDLTFRIQVSPADCTGCGNCADVCPAKEKALIMKPFEEQHLAQKDNWTYAVEKVGYKEDLMPAEKTVKGSQFQQPLFEFSGACAGCGETPYAKLITQLYGDRMLIANATGCSSIWGASAPSTPYCTNAEGKGPAWANSLFEDNAEYGYGMHLAIKKIRLQLKEKMQAFLDLNIESPLNAPFKKFVENMDDVATSKACAAEILQHLDDDTNNAEAEELLKYIRTDRDFLIKKSVWIFGGDGWAYDIGYGGLDHVLASGENINVMVFDTEVYSNTGGQASKSTPTAAVAQFAASGKKVRKKDLGLMASTYGYVYVAQIAMGANQNQTLKAIREAEEYDGPSLIIAYSPCINHGIKAGMGKSQRQEKLAVEAGYWHLYRFDPTLAEEGKNPFQLDSKEPTGSFQDFIRGEVRYLSLQKSFPEQAEELFQEAERDAKERYNTYKRMAEMDYSNSVEDSQEPQENLEKEGKKVESVEKAKEEEGAKKEDVVNPNSTNR; encoded by the coding sequence ATGGCAAAACACATGAAAACCATGGATGGAAATACAGCCGCTGCTCACGTAGCTTATGCATTTTCAGATGTGGCAACTATTTATCCAATTACTCCATCATCACCAATGCCTGAAGCAATTGATGTTTGGGCAGCAGATGGACGTAAGAACTTATTCGGTGAAACTGTACAAGTAACTGAATTACAATCAGAAGGTGGAGCAGCTGGTTCAGTACACGGGGCTTTAGTTGCAGGGGCTTTGGCATCTACATTCACAGCATCACAAGGTTTATTGTTGATGGTTCCAAATATGTACAAGATTGCCGGAGAAAACTTACCTGGCGTATTCCACGTATCAGCAAGAGCTTTGGCATCACATGCACTTAGCATTTTTGGTGACCACCAAGACGTTATGGCAGCAAGACAAACTGGTTTTGCATTGTTATGCTCAGGTTCAGTACAAGAAGTTATGGATTTAGCAGCAGTAGCTCACCTTTCTTCTATCAAAGGTAAAGTTCCATTCTTACATTTCTTCGACGGTTTCAGAACTAGTCACGAAATTCAAAAAATCGAAGTTATGGACTACGAAGATTTGGCAAAAATCGTTGATTGGGAAGCTATTGATGAATTCAGAAGAAACGCATTAAATCCAGAAAACCCTAAGACTATGGGTACAGCTGAAAATCCAGACGTTTATTTCCAAGGTATGGAAGCATCTAATACATACTATGAAGATATCGTTGGTATTACTGAAGGCTATATCAATGAAATTAACAAGATTACAGGCAGAAACTACGGATTATTCAACTACTATGGTGCTGAAGATGCTGAAAATATTATAGTAGCTATGGGTTCAGTAACTGAAACTATTGAAGAAACTGTTGATTATTTAGTTTCTAAGGGAGAAAAAGTCGGAGTATTAAAAGTTCACTTATACAGACCATTCTCTAAAGAACATTTCTTAAATGCTATTCCAAAAACAGTTAAGAAAATCGCAGTTTTAGACAGAACTAAAGAAAAAGGTTCATTGGGAGAACCTCTATATCTTGATGTTAGAGATTGTTTCTATGATCATGAAAATAAACCAGTTATCGTTGGTGGTATCTACGGTTTAGGTTCAAAAGATACAACTCCAACTCACATTAACACAGTTTACGAAAACTTAAAACAAGATAAACCAAGAACACAATTTACTATCGGTATAGTAGATGATGTTACTCATAGATCATTAGAAGTAAAAGATGTTATCAACACTTCACCTGAAGGAACTATCAGATGTAAATTCTGGGGATTCGGTTCTGACGGTACAGTAGGCGCTAACAAATCAGCTATCAAAATCATAGGTGATGGTACTGACATGTACGCTCAAGGTTACTTCGACTATGACTCTAAAAAATCTGGTGGGGTTACAATGTCTCACTTAAGATTTGGTAACAACCCAATTCACTCAACTTACCTATTAGATGAATCAGATTTCATTTCTTGTTCAAAACAAGCTTATGTATATCAATACGATTTATTAAGAGGTTTAAGAAAAGGTGGTACATTCTTACTAAACTGTATCTGGAATGAAGAAGAATTAGATACTCACCTTCCAGGTAAATTAAAGAAATATATCGCTGAAAATGACATTAAATTCTACACAATCAACGCTTCTAAGATTGCAGCAGAAGTAGGATTAGGTGGAAGAACTAACATGATTATGCAAGCTGCATTCTTCAAATTATCTAAAGTATTACCTATAGATGAAGCTATCAAGAAATTAAAAGAATCTATAGTTGCTAACTACGGAAGAAAAGGCGAAGACATTGTAAACATGAACTACGCTGCAGTAGATCAAGGTATCGATCAACTTGTAGAAATCAAAGTTCCAGCTGAATGGAAAAACGCTGAAGAAGACGTTGAAAATGACGCTAACCTTCCAGAATTCGTAAAAGAAGTTGCAAGTGTAATGAACGCACAACAAGGTAATGATTTACCAGTATCTGCATTCAAAGACAGAGCAAACGGTGAATTCCCAATGGGAACTTCAGCTTACGAAAAGAGATGTATCGCTCTTAACGTTCCAGAATGGCAAATGGATAAATGTATCCAATGTAACCAATGTGCTTATGTATGTCCACACGCAGTTATCAGACCATTCTTATTAAACGAAGAAGACAGAAAGAACGCTCCTGAAACATTCGAAAGCAAAAAAGCAGTTGGTAAAGGATTTGAAGATTTAACATTCAGAATCCAAGTTTCACCAGCAGACTGTACAGGTTGCGGTAACTGTGCTGATGTATGTCCAGCAAAAGAAAAAGCATTAATCATGAAACCTTTCGAAGAACAACATCTTGCACAAAAAGATAACTGGACTTACGCTGTAGAAAAAGTTGGATACAAAGAAGACTTAATGCCAGCAGAAAAAACAGTTAAAGGTTCACAATTCCAACAACCATTATTTGAATTCTCTGGAGCTTGTGCTGGTTGTGGAGAAACTCCATACGCTAAATTAATCACTCAATTATACGGTGATAGAATGCTTATAGCTAACGCTACAGGTTGTTCATCAATTTGGGGTGCAAGTGCTCCTTCAACTCCTTACTGCACAAACGCTGAAGGTAAAGGACCAGCTTGGGCTAACTCATTATTCGAAGATAACGCTGAATACGGATATGGTATGCACTTAGCTATCAAGAAAATCAGATTACAATTAAAAGAAAAAATGCAAGCATTCTTAGACTTGAACATTGAAAGTCCATTGAATGCACCATTCAAGAAATTTGTTGAAAACATGGACGATGTTGCTACATCTAAAGCATGTGCAGCAGAAATCTTACAACACTTAGATGATGACACTAATAACGCAGAAGCTGAAGAATTATTGAAATATATAAGAACAGACAGAGACTTCTTGATTAAGAAATCTGTATGGATCTTCGGTGGAGACGGTTGGGCTTACGATATCGGATACGGCGGATTGGATCACGTATTAGCATCAGGTGAAAACATCAACGTTATGGTATTCGATACAGAAGTTTACTCAAACACTGGTGGACAAGCTTCTAAATCAACTCCAACAGCTGCTGTAGCACAATTTGCCGCAAGTGGTAAGAAAGTTAGAAAGAAAGATTTAGGTTTGATGGCATCAACTTACGGATACGTATACGTAGCACAAATCGCTATGGGTGCTAACCAAAATCAAACATTAAAAGCTATTAGAGAAGCTGAAGAATATGATGGACCATCATTAATCATCGCTTACTCACCATGTATCAACCACGGTATTAAAGCTGGTATGGGTAAGAGCCAACGTCAAGAAAAATTAGCTGTAGAAGCTGGTTATTGGCACTTATACAGATTCGATCCAACTCTTGCAGAAGAAGGAAAGAATCCATTCCAATTAGACTCTAAAGAACCAACTGGATCATTCCAAGACTTCATCAGAGGAGAAGTAAGATACTTGTCATTACAAAAATCATTCCCTGAACAAGCTGAAGAATTATTCCAAGAAGCTGAAAGAGATGCTAAGGAAAGATACAACACTTACAAGAGAATGGCAGAAATGGATTATTCTAACTCAGTAGAAGATTCACAAGAACCTCAAGAAAATCTTGAAAAAGAAGGCAAAAAAGTTGAATCTGTAGAAAAAGCTAAGGAAGAAGAAGGCGCAAAGAAAGAAGACGTCGTAAATCCAAATTCTACAAATAGATAA
- the hprK gene encoding HPr(Ser) kinase/phosphatase, with amino-acid sequence MKTVKLSAVVKKLDLHVVRTSSDYETIEITNSEINRPGLQLSGFLEEFPYRRIQLFGKAELAYYMAMDIELRKERVRAMMEYDIPCIVFSHYAQIPDEVRKLADEYDKTLLISDRTTTRLISALDEVLEYFLSEEDTIHASLLDVFGMGVLLMGDSSVGKSETALDLVTRGHRLVADDVVEIRKIEKGLLAQAPLNIRHYLEVRGLGILDIQRLYGTGSVRLTTFIDLVIKLEKWQDDKEYDRIGLDDHTTEILGVELPYLEVPVKPGRNIAMIVEVAVRNQRQKLLGYNAAQELNNKLIANMKKDTEEHRKQLKNNKK; translated from the coding sequence ATGAAAACAGTAAAATTAAGTGCGGTTGTTAAAAAATTAGACTTGCACGTTGTCAGAACAAGTTCTGATTACGAAACAATTGAGATTACAAATTCTGAAATTAACAGACCAGGGTTACAATTATCTGGTTTCTTGGAAGAATTTCCATACAGAAGAATTCAATTGTTTGGTAAGGCTGAACTTGCATATTATATGGCGATGGATATTGAACTTAGAAAAGAAAGAGTAAGGGCAATGATGGAATATGATATTCCTTGTATTGTGTTTTCACATTATGCTCAAATTCCTGATGAAGTTAGAAAATTAGCGGATGAATACGACAAAACTTTGTTAATTTCGGACAGAACAACTACTAGACTTATCTCAGCCTTGGATGAAGTATTGGAATATTTCCTTAGTGAGGAAGATACAATACACGCTTCGTTGTTGGATGTTTTTGGTATGGGAGTTTTGTTGATGGGAGACAGTTCTGTAGGAAAAAGCGAAACTGCTTTGGATTTGGTTACTAGAGGTCACAGACTTGTTGCAGATGATGTGGTTGAAATTAGAAAAATCGAAAAAGGATTGTTGGCACAAGCTCCTCTTAATATCAGACACTATTTGGAAGTTAGGGGTCTAGGAATTTTAGACATTCAAAGATTATACGGTACTGGTTCAGTAAGATTAACAACGTTTATCGATTTGGTTATAAAGCTAGAAAAATGGCAAGACGATAAAGAATACGACAGAATTGGACTTGACGATCACACTACAGAAATTTTGGGAGTTGAACTTCCATATCTTGAAGTTCCTGTAAAACCAGGTAGAAATATCGCAATGATTGTAGAAGTTGCAGTTAGAAATCAAAGACAAAAACTTTTGGGTTATAATGCTGCACAAGAGTTAAATAATAAGTTAATTGCAAACATGAAAAAAGATACTGAGGAGCATAGAAAGCAGTTAAAAAATAACAAAAAATAA
- a CDS encoding cell wall-binding repeat-containing protein → MNNIKKPLLVMGLMFTFSALNATSSFADVDNTKLVEEVKHDALNYTTNLQNTIKDQENVNTEDSIKSNGAQQTEKVNTENTEKEDKKETSKEDLTEGFEDSKELLKKPAEVKAVKRADVKKITSSSKYETATNIRDEYFSESNTVILTNSSTFVDSLSAVSLSRGNTPILFTNQSSLDSKTLANLKANNPKKVYILGGEKSVSNSVVEQLKSLGIIVERIAGHDRYEVNSKVAAKTHNPNTKQKTNILITSGENHSDAISSAILAQNKKAPILFVRKNEVPTSIKGYLLSLKRNNAIGSITIVGGNLSVSQQVESYLKTFSNNVSRIAGRDRYTTNVKVAKQVNPNAKRVIVTEGNGYNDALLMTPVATKLNASLILTKPNDVTRTKDYSSNDKNSTMEAFFKNNKSIDQVIVCEGNHSISDFVSSSISDLLAGKNLKTAPKADALYKKEKAELRKSTTEKSKKVEKPVDSLQAQLAKAKRVFTVRSTAYTSDPRENGGWNVTAIGTKIRRGVIAVDPRVIPLRTRVYVEGYGFATAEDTGGAIKGNKIDVVMDTKAQSRNWGVRNVKIYIL, encoded by the coding sequence ATGAACAATATAAAAAAACCATTGTTAGTGATGGGATTAATGTTTACCTTTTCTGCTTTAAATGCAACTTCTTCATTTGCTGATGTTGACAATACAAAGCTTGTAGAAGAAGTAAAACATGACGCTTTAAATTACACTACAAATTTGCAAAATACAATTAAAGATCAAGAAAATGTGAATACAGAGGATTCCATCAAATCCAATGGTGCACAACAAACTGAAAAAGTTAATACTGAAAATACTGAAAAAGAAGATAAAAAAGAAACTAGTAAGGAAGATTTGACAGAAGGCTTTGAAGATTCAAAAGAACTTTTGAAAAAACCTGCTGAAGTAAAAGCAGTTAAAAGAGCCGATGTGAAGAAAATCACTTCATCAAGTAAATACGAAACAGCTACTAATATAAGAGATGAATATTTTTCAGAATCAAACACAGTTATTTTGACAAATAGCTCAACATTTGTAGATTCACTATCTGCTGTTTCATTATCAAGAGGTAACACTCCAATATTATTTACTAACCAATCTTCATTAGATAGTAAAACTTTGGCAAACTTAAAAGCTAACAACCCTAAAAAAGTTTACATCTTAGGTGGAGAAAAATCCGTTAGCAATTCAGTTGTTGAACAACTTAAAAGTTTGGGAATAATTGTAGAAAGAATTGCTGGACACGATAGATACGAAGTTAATTCTAAGGTTGCAGCAAAAACACATAATCCAAATACAAAACAAAAAACAAATATACTTATAACTTCAGGCGAAAATCATAGTGATGCTATATCATCTGCTATTTTAGCTCAAAACAAAAAAGCTCCTATACTTTTCGTTAGAAAAAATGAAGTTCCTACATCTATCAAAGGTTATTTGTTATCTTTGAAGAGAAACAATGCTATAGGAAGTATAACAATCGTTGGTGGTAACTTATCAGTATCTCAACAAGTAGAATCATACTTAAAAACTTTCAGTAATAATGTAAGTAGGATTGCTGGTCGTGACAGATACACTACTAACGTAAAAGTTGCAAAACAAGTTAACCCTAATGCAAAAAGAGTAATCGTAACTGAAGGTAATGGTTACAACGATGCATTATTAATGACACCTGTTGCTACTAAGTTAAATGCTTCTTTAATATTGACAAAACCTAACGATGTAACAAGAACAAAAGATTATTCTTCAAACGACAAAAACTCTACTATGGAAGCATTCTTTAAGAACAACAAATCCATAGACCAAGTTATAGTTTGTGAAGGAAATCATTCAATTTCTGATTTCGTATCATCATCAATATCTGATTTGTTAGCAGGTAAAAATCTTAAAACTGCACCAAAAGCAGATGCATTATACAAAAAAGAAAAAGCTGAATTGAGAAAAAGTACAACTGAAAAATCTAAAAAGGTTGAAAAACCTGTAGATTCATTACAAGCTCAACTTGCAAAAGCAAAAAGAGTATTCACAGTAAGATCGACAGCTTACACTTCTGATCCTAGAGAAAACGGTGGATGGAATGTTACAGCAATCGGAACTAAGATTAGACGCGGTGTTATCGCAGTAGACCCAAGAGTTATTCCTTTGAGAACAAGAGTATACGTAGAAGGATACGGATTTGCTACAGCAGAAGACACTGGCGGAGCTATTAAAGGAAATAAAATTGATGTAGTTATGGATACTAAAGCACAATCACGTAACTGGGGAGTTAGAAACGTCAAAATCTACATTTTATAA
- a CDS encoding cell wall-binding repeat-containing protein — MNNFKKPLLVMTLAVSLSLGANVSFADNENNKSETNVKAILDNSSKTETTTKIQVKLDENNKVISNKNQVNKEEKEVEVKSQKSAKTERIDAKNRFETAKKIKEKEFKNADTAVVVNSNEFSDSISATNISNGKSPILYTDSDKLDNLTKEALKGVKKVYITGGEKTISSKVVDELNGMGIEVIRVKGKDRYEVNAKSATTSHPVSNKKQNVVIASGENFADSISSTSLAKKKNAPVLLVKKNEVPKSIKEYLNSFSKKGLLEDITIVGGENSVSKAVENELSKLAKVTRIAGHDRYQTSVKVAKQVGVNSERTIVASGEKFVDVLAASPVAQKYNAPIVLVKKMDVPRNEDYKTQEQKSNSVESFFRQNKSNIMYTMVFGGKNTIDNFVVNGIKDLLAGKSLQAKPKVDALVNVPKKQAQEETSKLDKIVTLAYKQLGKPYVWGTHGPRSFDCSGLTSYLYKQAYGISISPSSRSQVSYGHKVSKSNLKKGDLMFFATGGGGISHVGIYVGNNKLIHASTPSTGVILSDINSSYYQRTFVTARRLLG, encoded by the coding sequence ATGAATAATTTTAAGAAGCCACTTCTTGTAATGACTTTGGCTGTATCATTATCTTTGGGAGCAAATGTTTCATTTGCAGATAATGAAAATAACAAGTCAGAAACAAATGTTAAAGCTATATTAGATAATTCAAGTAAAACTGAAACAACAACTAAGATACAAGTAAAGCTAGATGAAAATAACAAAGTAATATCTAATAAAAATCAAGTTAATAAAGAAGAAAAAGAAGTTGAAGTCAAATCACAAAAGAGTGCCAAAACAGAAAGAATTGACGCAAAAAACAGATTTGAAACAGCTAAGAAAATCAAAGAAAAAGAATTCAAAAATGCAGATACTGCCGTAGTTGTGAATTCTAACGAATTTTCAGACTCAATCAGTGCAACAAACATTTCAAATGGTAAATCACCTATTCTTTACACTGATTCTGACAAATTAGACAACTTGACAAAAGAAGCTTTGAAAGGCGTCAAAAAAGTCTACATAACTGGTGGCGAAAAAACTATTAGTTCAAAAGTAGTTGACGAATTAAACGGTATGGGAATTGAAGTCATCAGAGTAAAAGGCAAAGACAGATACGAAGTTAATGCAAAATCAGCTACTACGTCTCACCCAGTTTCTAACAAGAAACAAAACGTAGTTATCGCATCTGGTGAAAACTTTGCAGATTCGATTTCTTCTACTTCTTTAGCTAAGAAAAAGAACGCTCCAGTTCTATTAGTTAAAAAGAATGAAGTTCCAAAATCAATCAAAGAATACTTAAACTCTTTCAGCAAAAAAGGTCTTTTAGAAGACATCACTATAGTAGGTGGAGAAAATTCAGTTTCAAAAGCTGTTGAAAACGAACTTTCAAAACTTGCAAAAGTTACTAGAATTGCAGGACATGACAGATACCAAACATCTGTAAAAGTTGCAAAACAAGTCGGTGTAAATTCTGAAAGAACAATCGTAGCTAGTGGAGAAAAATTTGTAGATGTACTTGCTGCATCTCCTGTAGCTCAAAAATACAACGCACCAATTGTTTTGGTTAAGAAAATGGACGTTCCAAGAAACGAAGATTACAAAACACAAGAACAAAAATCAAACTCTGTGGAATCTTTCTTCAGACAAAACAAATCAAACATCATGTACACAATGGTATTTGGTGGCAAAAATACTATCGATAATTTCGTAGTTAACGGAATTAAAGATTTGTTAGCTGGTAAATCACTACAAGCAAAACCAAAAGTAGATGCATTAGTAAACGTACCTAAAAAACAAGCTCAAGAAGAAACTAGTAAATTAGACAAAATCGTAACTCTTGCTTACAAACAATTAGGTAAGCCTTACGTTTGGGGAACTCACGGTCCTAGATCATTCGACTGTTCAGGACTTACATCTTATCTTTACAAACAAGCTTATGGAATTTCAATAAGTCCAAGCTCAAGATCACAAGTTTCTTATGGACACAAAGTTTCCAAATCAAACTTGAAAAAAGGCGATTTGATGTTCTTCGCAACAGGTGGTGGCGGAATAAGTCACGTTGGAATTTACGTTGGTAACAACAAATTAATCCACGCTTCTACACCATCAACAGGGGTTATCTTATCAGATATCAACTCAAGTTATTACCAAAGAACATTCGTTACAGCAAGAAGATTATTAGGTTAA
- a CDS encoding PH domain-containing protein yields the protein MMLQFILFFSLVFILFIMRRMNIYTLKINDTFMLFTNFPRGHEDDEFIVDLLGKTKKKLNILFAVSMILSFIVLLDYDWIMLVYYNLIVVYLVSANIIEYNAMKRIRQYKKDNNISTESSILTYDLKTSRDIEKKKIKLKAWIIPLVVQIVLLVAFFKNSEMFFVYILLLVAMSASTILTGWFLGKKNIKVYSTNSDENLKLNEESIIKIQQTMYAIYIMFIVLGFVVAYYSSKDIYKIFPILSYIVLYTIAILLALFKYQTLAKNLTAINSDLYNGDFFDPWGYYNPKDDRLMVEDVSVRNGNMTFNRAKLSGKILYALTAVLLISVEFLMINMSLPKTYTVDNTPSTLTVSESIYTTVIDKKSIEKVELIEDIGKTDGVRLNGTSLKHYSYGKFSIKGIGNCDVYIHNDNPRAIWIKTKDNKNLVFNFPTEKETEKFYKNLR from the coding sequence ATGATGTTGCAATTTATTTTATTTTTTAGTTTGGTGTTTATTTTGTTCATCATGCGAAGAATGAACATTTATACATTGAAAATAAATGATACGTTTATGTTGTTCACCAATTTTCCAAGAGGTCATGAAGATGATGAGTTTATCGTAGATTTATTGGGAAAAACGAAGAAAAAATTGAATATTTTATTTGCAGTTAGCATGATTTTATCTTTTATTGTGTTGCTTGACTACGACTGGATAATGCTTGTGTACTACAATTTAATAGTTGTTTATCTTGTGAGTGCAAATATTATCGAATACAACGCAATGAAAAGAATACGACAATACAAAAAAGACAATAACATATCGACTGAGAGTAGTATTTTGACGTATGATTTGAAGACTTCAAGAGATATTGAGAAAAAGAAAATCAAACTAAAGGCATGGATTATTCCACTGGTAGTTCAAATCGTACTGTTGGTAGCTTTTTTCAAAAATAGTGAGATGTTTTTCGTCTACATTTTGTTGCTAGTAGCAATGAGTGCAAGTACGATATTAACGGGATGGTTTTTGGGCAAGAAAAACATTAAAGTTTATTCTACAAATTCTGATGAAAACTTAAAGTTGAATGAAGAAAGCATCATAAAAATACAACAAACAATGTACGCGATATATATTATGTTTATCGTTTTGGGATTTGTCGTAGCTTACTATTCATCAAAAGACATTTACAAGATATTTCCAATACTTTCCTATATTGTTTTGTACACTATAGCTATACTATTGGCTCTTTTTAAATACCAAACCCTAGCAAAAAATTTAACTGCGATTAATAGCGACTTGTACAATGGGGACTTCTTTGATCCGTGGGGTTATTACAATCCGAAAGATGACAGACTTATGGTTGAAGATGTTAGCGTAAGAAATGGCAATATGACTTTTAACAGGGCAAAATTATCAGGCAAAATACTCTATGCATTGACTGCTGTTTTATTGATTTCAGTTGAATTTTTGATGATAAATATGAGTTTACCTAAAACTTACACCGTAGATAACACACCGAGCACTCTTACAGTCTCTGAATCTATTTATACTACTGTGATTGACAAAAAATCAATTGAAAAAGTTGAGCTAATCGAAGACATCGGTAAAACAGATGGCGTTAGATTGAACGGAACGTCATTGAAACATTATTCATATGGAAAGTTTTCAATAAAAGGAATTGGAAACTGTGATGTGTACATTCACAACGACAATCCAAGGGCTATTTGGATAAAGACTAAGGATAACAAAAACCTTGTGTTCAATTTCCCAACTGAAAAAGAAACCGAAAAGTTTTATAAAAATTTACGCTAA
- a CDS encoding GntR family transcriptional regulator, giving the protein MININTTSDVPIYTQIRNEIIREIANGNLQNGDELPSVRQFANDLGINPMTISKAYNILKDEKIIVIDRRVGAKICVDEGYSRNSFEDELKLLLMEAKIRGKSQEYIKNIVEEIIK; this is encoded by the coding sequence ATGATTAACATAAATACGACGAGTGATGTTCCAATTTACACTCAAATTCGAAACGAAATTATTAGAGAAATTGCCAATGGCAACTTACAAAATGGCGACGAACTTCCTTCTGTTAGGCAATTTGCAAATGATTTGGGAATTAATCCTATGACAATTAGTAAGGCCTACAACATTTTGAAGGACGAAAAAATTATTGTAATAGACAGAAGAGTTGGGGCTAAGATTTGCGTGGACGAAGGTTATTCACGAAATTCATTCGAAGATGAATTGAAACTACTATTGATGGAAGCGAAAATTCGCGGCAAATCACAAGAGTATATTAAAAATATAGTGGAGGAAATTATAAAATGA
- a CDS encoding DUF5301 domain-containing protein: protein MKNKIRLVLLVMVLMLVMVSCKKANPITLPNANDSQVITVTKIEENKEGPTASITSKKDIVDTIKLIQEKAKPTRKKSNNDTPANTKDFRKMEIFYGKDEKMTLYLYQNKKYYIEKPYEGVWEIDKDTFNKLIGAM from the coding sequence ATGAAAAACAAAATTAGATTAGTACTGTTAGTTATGGTGTTGATGTTGGTTATGGTATCCTGCAAAAAAGCAAATCCAATAACACTTCCAAACGCTAATGATTCACAAGTAATCACAGTTACAAAAATCGAGGAAAACAAGGAAGGACCAACGGCGTCCATCACTTCGAAAAAAGATATCGTGGACACAATAAAATTGATACAAGAAAAAGCAAAACCAACTAGGAAAAAATCAAACAACGATACTCCAGCGAATACAAAAGATTTCAGAAAAATGGAAATATTCTACGGAAAAGATGAAAAAATGACGTTGTATTTGTATCAAAACAAAAAATACTACATCGAAAAACCATACGAAGGAGTATGGGAAATCGACAAGGATACGTTTAACAAATTAATAGGTGCGATGTAG
- the thiE gene encoding thiamine phosphate synthase → MREKLNLSLYLVTDRTNVVDEEKFLTKIEEALKGGVTLVQLREKNISTKEYIDLAKKVKTICDKFDVPLLIDDRIDVCLASDCAGVHLGDEDMEIEDARRILGDNYIIGATAKSVDRAIQCEKEGADYLGVGAIYPTKTHVKTKITSVETLIDINNSISIKTVAIGGLNEDNMDVLKSSGASGIAVVRALMNDDNPQDKAHRLLEKSKQILELR, encoded by the coding sequence ATGCGAGAAAAGTTGAATCTTAGCTTGTACTTGGTTACTGATAGAACTAATGTAGTTGACGAAGAAAAATTTCTAACAAAAATCGAAGAAGCACTCAAAGGTGGAGTGACATTGGTGCAACTAAGAGAAAAAAATATTTCTACAAAGGAATACATAGATTTGGCAAAAAAAGTGAAAACAATCTGCGATAAATTCGATGTACCACTTTTAATTGACGATAGAATCGACGTTTGCTTGGCAAGTGACTGCGCTGGAGTTCACCTTGGAGACGAAGATATGGAAATCGAAGATGCAAGAAGAATTTTGGGCGATAATTACATTATCGGTGCAACTGCAAAAAGCGTAGACAGAGCTATCCAATGTGAAAAAGAAGGCGCAGATTATCTTGGAGTTGGGGCGATTTATCCAACGAAAACCCACGTTAAAACGAAAATAACATCGGTTGAGACTCTAATAGATATCAACAATAGCATAAGCATAAAAACAGTCGCTATTGGCGGTTTAAATGAGGATAACATGGATGTATTGAAAAGTAGTGGTGCAAGTGGGATAGCAGTCGTAAGAGCATTGATGAATGATGACAATCCACAAGATAAAGCACACAGATTATTAGAAAAATCAAAACAAATTTTAGAATTGAGGTAA